The Streptomyces sp. RKAG293 genome includes a region encoding these proteins:
- a CDS encoding SigE family RNA polymerase sigma factor, translated as MAEALGIETALGRGGAPTRVPRPRTPGRTSGRARTPGGMPVIAPWPIVRVPSELGADATMAVGTTVDHLTETYSAHYRSLLGLAALLLDDTASCEDVVQEAFIRVHSARSRVRDPEKTLAYLRQTVVNLSRSALRRRILGLKLLSKPMPDMASAEEGAYEILERDQLKTAMRSLQRRQREVLVLRYFADMTEAQVAETLGISLGSVKAYGSRGLAALRIAMEATV; from the coding sequence GTGGCAGAAGCACTGGGTATCGAGACGGCACTTGGGCGGGGCGGCGCTCCGACACGCGTGCCGCGCCCGCGTACGCCCGGCCGCACGTCCGGCCGGGCACGCACTCCCGGCGGGATGCCCGTGATAGCGCCCTGGCCGATCGTGCGCGTGCCGTCCGAGCTGGGTGCTGACGCCACGATGGCCGTCGGCACCACGGTCGACCACCTGACCGAGACCTACAGTGCCCACTACCGGTCGCTGCTCGGCCTCGCCGCGCTGCTGCTGGACGACACGGCCTCCTGTGAGGACGTCGTCCAGGAGGCCTTCATCCGCGTCCACTCCGCGCGCAGCCGTGTGCGCGACCCCGAGAAGACCCTCGCCTACCTGCGGCAGACGGTGGTCAATCTCTCCCGGTCGGCGCTCCGGCGGCGCATCCTGGGCCTCAAGCTCCTCTCCAAGCCCATGCCCGACATGGCGAGTGCGGAAGAGGGCGCCTACGAGATCCTGGAGCGCGACCAGCTCAAGACCGCCATGCGGTCCCTCCAGCGCCGTCAGCGCGAAGTCCTCGTGCTGCGCTACTTTGCCGACATGACCGAGGCACAGGTCGCCGAAACGCTCGGAATTTCCCTGGGCTCGGTGAAGGCATACGGTTCCCGTGGCCTCGCGGCGCTTCGCATCGCGATGGAGGCGACCGTATGA